Proteins encoded within one genomic window of Spirulina major PCC 6313:
- the alr gene encoding alanine racemase, producing the protein MVKQQLNSPQQIGTAQQRAWVEIDLTALGHNVQQLFAHLAPGAILMAVVKADAYGHGAVPVAEVLVSLGVQRLAVATPQEGIALRQGGIHVPILVFGAIYTPAEIEAIAHHHLEPTLCTPHQAALFADTLTPRGTTLPVHLNIDTGMSRLGTRWTDALSLVQAVHELPSLHLASVYSHFATADDPDPQFMEIQRDRFEAVLTELRNHGLYPPMVHLANSAGTLGDRALHYDGVRIGLSLYGLYPAPHLSPTLTLRPVMAVKARVTQVKSIPPQTGVSYGHRYVSDRPLRLAVVSIGYADGVPRLLTHKMQVLIRGQRVPQIGAITMDQLMVDVTELPDVQPGDCVTLLGQDGSEQITADDWANAIGTISWEILCGFKPRLPRVYLH; encoded by the coding sequence ATGGTAAAGCAACAGTTAAACTCTCCCCAGCAAATTGGGACGGCACAGCAGCGGGCTTGGGTGGAAATTGATCTCACTGCCTTGGGGCACAATGTGCAGCAATTATTCGCACATTTGGCACCGGGCGCGATCTTAATGGCGGTGGTCAAAGCCGATGCCTATGGCCATGGGGCGGTGCCGGTGGCGGAGGTGCTGGTGAGTTTGGGGGTGCAGCGTCTGGCCGTTGCCACTCCCCAAGAAGGGATTGCCCTGCGCCAAGGGGGAATTCACGTCCCGATTTTGGTGTTTGGGGCGATTTACACCCCGGCGGAAATCGAAGCGATCGCCCATCATCACCTTGAACCCACCCTCTGCACGCCCCACCAAGCCGCCCTCTTTGCCGACACCCTGACCCCACGGGGGACAACCCTCCCCGTCCATCTCAATATTGATACGGGCATGTCTCGCCTGGGGACGCGCTGGACGGATGCCCTGTCCTTGGTGCAAGCGGTTCACGAGTTGCCCTCGCTGCATTTGGCCAGTGTCTATTCTCACTTTGCCACGGCGGATGATCCCGACCCTCAGTTTATGGAGATTCAGCGCGATCGCTTTGAGGCCGTCCTCACCGAACTCCGCAATCATGGCCTCTATCCTCCCATGGTGCATCTTGCTAATTCCGCCGGGACTTTGGGCGATCGCGCCCTCCATTACGACGGGGTGCGTATTGGTCTATCCCTCTACGGTCTTTACCCTGCGCCCCATCTCAGCCCCACCCTTACCCTGCGCCCTGTGATGGCGGTGAAAGCACGAGTCACTCAGGTTAAGTCCATTCCACCCCAAACGGGGGTCAGTTACGGCCATCGCTATGTCAGCGATCGCCCCCTGCGCCTCGCCGTCGTCAGCATTGGCTACGCCGACGGTGTACCCCGCCTCCTCACCCACAAAATGCAGGTCTTAATCCGGGGGCAGCGCGTCCCCCAAATCGGCGCGATCACCATGGATCAACTGATGGTAGACGTGACCGAACTCCCGGACGTGCAACCCGGTGATTGTGTCACCCTCCTCGGCCAAGACGGCAGCGAGCAGATCACCGCCGACGATTGGGCCAATGCGATCGGCACGATTTCCTGGGAAATTCTCTGTGGGTTTAAACCACGCCTGCCCCGCGTTTATCTGCATTGA
- a CDS encoding pentapeptide repeat-containing protein, protein MDAHILLKRYASGDRDFRGSDLPYANLIGAQLTHANFAGSLLKEASLARAYLERCFLQGANLNGAFLYSTDLTFAKLANSQLCEADLTKANLKGAHLAKADLQGAKLSGAVLKWVTLFRANLSGVNLCGANLNGINLRSANLQGANLNWTNLSGARLSGANLQGAQLNGVKLEGAWMNGLILPNINFSGLELSSVKLSGAQLQNAELTGADFSDSVMRRIQLEGAMMKQADCSQADLRGSQMIKADLMKANLRDALLTNADLQDTNLNLVNFSGADLTGANLRGAYLWGANLDGACLQGADLRGASLRDAKLTGTDLRDACLLGATMPDGSLYSGI, encoded by the coding sequence ATGGATGCCCATATTCTATTAAAACGGTATGCTTCAGGCGATCGCGACTTTCGCGGTTCTGATTTGCCCTATGCCAACTTAATTGGTGCTCAACTCACCCATGCCAACTTCGCCGGTTCACTCCTGAAAGAAGCGAGTTTAGCTCGCGCCTATTTGGAGCGGTGTTTTCTCCAAGGAGCCAATTTGAATGGAGCATTTTTGTACAGTACTGACCTCACCTTTGCCAAACTCGCCAATTCTCAACTGTGCGAAGCCGACCTCACCAAAGCCAATCTCAAAGGCGCTCATTTGGCAAAAGCAGACCTCCAGGGAGCCAAACTGAGCGGAGCCGTCTTAAAATGGGTCACCCTTTTTCGGGCTAATCTGTCGGGTGTCAATCTCTGTGGCGCGAATTTAAATGGGATTAATTTGCGATCGGCTAATCTGCAAGGCGCAAACTTAAACTGGACGAACTTGAGCGGGGCGCGGCTCAGCGGTGCAAACCTCCAAGGGGCACAACTCAACGGCGTAAAATTGGAAGGAGCTTGGATGAATGGCTTGATACTGCCCAATATTAATTTCAGCGGTCTAGAGCTAAGCAGTGTCAAACTCAGCGGCGCTCAGTTACAAAATGCAGAATTAACCGGAGCGGATTTCAGCGACAGCGTCATGCGGCGCATTCAATTAGAGGGCGCAATGATGAAGCAGGCAGATTGCAGCCAAGCCGATCTGCGGGGTAGTCAGATGATCAAAGCCGATCTGATGAAGGCCAATCTCCGGGACGCTCTCCTCACCAATGCCGATTTGCAAGATACCAATTTAAATCTTGTCAATTTCTCCGGGGCAGATTTAACCGGGGCGAATTTGCGGGGTGCTTACCTGTGGGGTGCAAATTTAGATGGTGCTTGTCTCCAAGGGGCAGATCTCCGGGGTGCAAGCTTACGGGATGCGAAGTTAACCGGGACAGACCTCCGGGATGCCTGTTTACTGGGGGCAACGATGCCGGATGGGTCGTTGTATTCCGGGATCTAA
- a CDS encoding PAS domain-containing sensor histidine kinase, which translates to MSVPPSKPVAQELQELRRQHQLILNAVGEGVYGLDLDGNVTFVNPAAAVMIDWPIDELIGKSMHKVLHHSYADGQTYPREACPIYAALQDGSTHRVTSEVFWRKDGTSFPVEYISTPMRDEAGQLIGAVVTFRDITQRRWAEDILQRTNEELELQVQQRTAKLRQANQQLRELNEVRSRFITMVCHEFRNPLNNIALSVSSLQRYDSQLTPTEKADYLTTITGNVERMTQMIDDILVIGKIEANVLEVKPQPIDLVEFCSHMLRERENLRLPVPIEFRCQSRQLIAHLDPRLVRSIVENLLSNALRYTPPHQKIWLKLTKRHQQVILTVKDEGIGISPDDQAHLFEPFHRGANVSNIPGTGLGLSIVQQFVQLQQGTIKVKSCVNRGTTFTVRLPTTLS; encoded by the coding sequence ATGTCTGTCCCCCCCTCGAAACCTGTTGCTCAGGAACTCCAAGAACTTCGCCGTCAACATCAACTGATTTTGAATGCCGTCGGGGAAGGGGTCTATGGCCTTGACCTCGATGGCAATGTCACCTTTGTGAACCCCGCCGCCGCTGTAATGATTGATTGGCCCATTGATGAACTGATTGGCAAGTCCATGCATAAGGTGCTGCACCATTCCTACGCCGATGGGCAAACCTATCCCCGCGAAGCCTGCCCCATCTATGCTGCCTTACAAGACGGCAGCACCCACCGCGTCACCAGTGAAGTGTTTTGGCGCAAGGATGGGACGAGTTTTCCCGTGGAATATATCAGTACGCCGATGCGGGATGAAGCGGGGCAGTTGATTGGGGCGGTGGTGACCTTTCGCGATATCACGCAGCGACGCTGGGCAGAAGACATCTTGCAACGCACCAATGAAGAGTTGGAATTACAAGTGCAACAGCGCACGGCGAAGCTGCGCCAGGCGAACCAACAATTGCGGGAATTGAACGAGGTGCGATCGCGCTTCATCACCATGGTCTGCCACGAATTCCGCAACCCCCTCAACAACATCGCCCTCTCCGTCTCCTCCCTCCAACGCTACGACAGCCAACTCACCCCCACCGAAAAAGCCGACTACCTCACCACCATCACCGGCAATGTCGAGCGCATGACCCAGATGATTGACGATATCCTCGTCATCGGCAAAATCGAAGCCAACGTCCTCGAAGTCAAACCCCAACCCATCGATCTCGTCGAATTTTGCAGCCACATGCTCCGGGAACGGGAAAATCTTCGCTTACCCGTCCCGATCGAATTCAGATGCCAAAGCCGCCAACTCATCGCCCACCTTGATCCCCGTCTCGTCCGCTCCATCGTTGAAAATCTGCTCTCCAACGCCCTCCGCTACACCCCACCCCATCAAAAAATCTGGCTCAAATTAACCAAACGCCATCAACAGGTGATTCTCACCGTTAAGGACGAAGGCATCGGTATTTCTCCTGACGATCAAGCCCATTTATTTGAACCCTTTCACCGAGGGGCTAATGTCAGCAATATTCCCGGCACGGGTTTAGGATTGAGTATTGTGCAGCAGTTTGTGCAATTGCAACAGGGCACAATCAAAGTCAAAAGCTGCGTCAATCGTGGCACAACCTTTACGGTGCGATTGCCCACGACCTTATCCTAA
- a CDS encoding response regulator transcription factor, whose translation MGSSQILIVEGNPHLRSLLGWHLQQAGYRIQQAANLQQARDILLRNQPPLVILEPDLPDGNGLELCQWLLQQRQSLVLLLSAKDSAHDVVTGLKAGADDYLKKPFGMQELMARVESLLRRCRVTSVPLLLNYGDLSIDLVQRRVHLYGRYIDLTPQEFSLLYVLAQAEGIPLSRTELLHRAWPDAIDNPRTIDTHVLSLRKKLVPDSDRIERTSLIQTVRNVGYRFNPDALKQMEPSDSTPPTMPEPHRNSEPLAAGYTV comes from the coding sequence GTGGGATCAAGTCAAATACTCATCGTCGAAGGCAATCCACATTTGCGATCGCTGCTGGGGTGGCACTTGCAACAAGCTGGGTATCGTATCCAACAAGCTGCAAACCTCCAGCAAGCGCGAGACATTCTCCTGCGCAACCAACCCCCCCTCGTGATTCTTGAGCCGGATTTACCCGATGGCAATGGCCTAGAACTCTGTCAATGGTTGTTGCAACAGCGTCAATCCCTCGTCTTGTTGTTATCGGCCAAAGATAGTGCCCATGATGTGGTGACTGGCTTAAAAGCCGGAGCCGATGACTACTTGAAAAAACCCTTTGGCATGCAAGAACTCATGGCACGGGTTGAATCATTGCTGCGGCGTTGTCGTGTGACCAGCGTGCCCCTCTTGCTCAACTATGGTGATCTGAGCATTGACTTAGTGCAGCGGCGGGTGCATCTTTACGGGCGCTACATCGACCTCACCCCCCAAGAATTCAGCCTCCTCTACGTTTTAGCCCAAGCCGAAGGCATCCCCTTGAGCCGCACAGAACTGCTCCATCGCGCTTGGCCCGATGCGATCGACAATCCCCGCACCATCGACACCCATGTGCTGTCCCTGCGCAAAAAACTCGTCCCGGACAGCGATCGCATTGAACGCACCAGCCTGATTCAAACCGTGCGCAATGTGGGCTATCGCTTTAACCCCGATGCCCTCAAACAGATGGAACCTAGCGACTCAACCCCCCCCACAATGCCAGAACCCCATCGCAACAGTGAGCCATTAGCCGCAGGCTATACCGTCTAG